A single Pan troglodytes isolate AG18354 chromosome 19, NHGRI_mPanTro3-v2.0_pri, whole genome shotgun sequence DNA region contains:
- the SREBF1 gene encoding sterol regulatory element-binding protein 1 isoform X5, translated as MDEPPFSEAALEQALGEPCDLDAALLTDIEDMLQLINNQDSDFPGLFDPPYAGSGAGGTDPASPDTSSPGSLSPPPATLSSSLEAFLSGPQAAPSPLSPPQPAPTPLKMYPSVPTFSPGPGIKEESVPLSILQTPTPQPLPGALLPQSFPAPAPPQFSSTPVLGYPSPPGGFSTGSPPGSTQQPLPGLPLASPPGVPPISLHTQVQSVVPQQLLTVTAAPTAAPVTTTVTSQIQQVPVLLQPHFIKADSLLLTAMKTDGATVKAAGLSPLVSGTTVQTGPLPTLVSGGTILATVPLVVDAEKLPINRLAAGSKAPASAQSRGEKRTAHNAIEKRYRSSINDKIIELKDLVVGTEAKLNKSAVLRKAIDYIRFLQHSNQKLKQENLSLRTAVHKSKSLKDLVSACGSGGNTDVLMEGVKTEVEDTLTPPPSDAGSPFQSSPLSLGSRGSGSGGSGSDSEPDSPVFEDNRITEAWSHVGSHSKAKPEQRPSLHSRGMLDRSRLALCTLVFLCLSCNPLASLLGARGLPSPSDTTSIYHSPGRNVLGTESRDGPGWAQWLLPPVVWLLNGLLVLVSLVLLFVYGEPVTRPHSGPAVYFWRHRKQADLDLARGDFAQAAQQLWLALRALGRPLPTSHLDLACSLLWNLIRHLLQRLWVGRWLAGRAGGLQQDCALRVDARASARDAALVYHKLHQLHTMGKHTGGHLTATNLALSALNLAECAGDAVSVATLAEIYVAAALRVKTSLPRALHFLTRFFLSSARQACLAQSGSVPPAMQWLCHPVGHRFFVDGDWSVLSTPWESLYSLAGNPVDPLAQVTQLFREHLLERALNCVTQPNPSPGSADGDKEFSDALGYLQLLNSCSDAAGAPACSFSISSSMATTTGVDPVAKWWASLTAVVIHWLRRDEEAAERLCPLVEHLPRVLQESERPLPRAALHSFKAARALLGCAKAESGPASLTICEKASGYLQDSLATTPASSSIDKAVQLFLCDLLLVVRTSLWRQQQPPAPAPAAQGTSSRPQASALELRGFQRDLSSLRRLAQSFRPAMRRVFLHEATARLMAGASPTRTHQLLDRSLRRRAGPGGKGGAVAELEPRPTRREHAEALLLASCYLPPGFLSAPGQRVGMLAEAARTLEKLGDRRLLHDCQQMLMRLGGGTTVTSS; from the exons ACATGCTTCAGCTTATCAACAACCAAGACAGTGACTTCCCTGGCCTGTTTGACCCACCCTATGCTGGGAGTGGGGCAGGGGGCACAGACCCTGCCAGCCCCGATACCAGCTCCCCAGGCAGCTTGTCTCCACCTCCTGCCACATTGAGCTCCTCTCTTGAAGCCTTCCTGAGCGGGCCACAGGCAGCGCCCTCacccctgtcccctccccagcctgcaCCCACTCCATTGAAGATGTACCCGTCCGTGCCCACTTTCTCCCCTGGGCCTGGTATCAAGGAAGAGTCAGTGCCACTGAGCATCCTGCagacccccaccccacagcccctGCCAGGGGCCCTCCTGCCACAGAgcttcccagccccagccccaccgcagttcagctccacccctgtgttaGGCTACCCCAGCCCTCCGGGAGGCTTCTCTACAG GAAGCCCTCCCGGGAGCACTCAGCAGCCGCTGCCTGGCCTGCCACTGGCTTCCCCGCCAGGGGTCCCGCCCATCTCCTTGCACACCCAGGTCCAGAGTGTGGTCCCCCAGCAGCTACTGACAGTCACAGCTGCCCCCACGGCAGCCCCTGTAACGACCACTGTGACCTCGCAGATCCAGCAGGTCCCG GTCCTGCTGCAGCCCCACTTCATCAAGGCAGACTCGCTGCTTCTGACAGCCATGAAGACAGACGGAGCCACTGTGAAGGCGGCAGGTCTCAGTCCCCTGGTCTCCGGCACCACTGTGCAGACAGGGCCTTTGCCG ACCCTGGTGAGTGGCGGAACCATCTTGGCAACAGTCCCACTGGTCGTAGATGCGGAGAAGCTGCCTATCAACCGGCTCGCAGCTGGCAGCAAGGCCCCGGCCTCTGCCCAGAGCCGTGGAGAGAAGCGCACAGCCCACAACGCCATTGAGAAGCGCTACCGCTCCTCCATCAATGACAAAATCATTGAGCTCAAGGATCTGGTGGTGGGCACTGAGGCAAAG CTGAATAAATCTGCTGTCTTGCGCAAGGCCATCGACTACATTCGCTTTCTGCAACACAGCAACCAGAAACTCAAGCAGGAGAACCTAAGTCTGCGCACTGCTGTCCACAAAAGCA AATCTCTAAAGGATCTGGTGTCGGCCTGTGGCAGTGGAGGGAACACAGACGTGCTCATGGAGGGCGTGAAGACTGAGGTGGAGGACACACTGACCCCACCCCCCTCGGATGCTGGCTCACCTTTCCAGAGCAGCCCCTTGTCCCTTGGCAGCAGGGGCAGTGGCAGCGGTGGCAGTGGCAGTGACTCGGAGCCTGACAGCCCAGTCTTTGAGGACA ACAGAATAACTGAGGCCTGGAGCCATGTGGGGTCCCACAGTAAG GCAAAGCCAGAGCAGCGGCCGTCTCTGCACAGCCGGGGCATGCTGGACCGCTCCCGCCTGGCCCTGTGCACGCTCGTCTTCCTCTGCCTGTCCTGCAACCCCTTGGCCTCCTTGCTGGGGGCCCGGGGGCTTCCCAGCCCCTCAGATACCACCAGCATCTACCATAGCCCTGGGCGCAACGTGCTGGGCACCGAGAGCAGAG ATGGccctggctgggcccagtggctgcTGCCCCCAGTGGTCTGGCTGCTCAATGGGCTGCTGGTGCTCGTCTCCTTGGTGCTTCTCTTTGTCTACGGTGAGCCAGTCACACGGCCCCACTCAGGCCCCGCCGTGTACTTCTGGAGGCATCGCAAGCAGGCTGACCTGGACCTGGCCCGG GGAGACTTTGCCCAGGCTGCCCAGCAGCTGTGGCTGGCCCTGCGGGCACTGGGCcggcccctgcccacctcccacctGGACCTGGCTTGTAGCCTCCTCTGGAACCTCATCCGTCACCTGCTGCAGCGTCTCTGGGTGGGCCGCTGGCTGGCAGGCCGGGCAGGGGGCCTGCAGCAGGACTGTGCTCTGCGAGTGGATGCTCGCGCCAGCGCCCGAGACGCAGCCCTGGTCTACCATAAGCTGCACCAGCTGCACACCATGG GGAAGCACACAGGTGGGCACCTTACTGCCACCAACCTGGCGCTGAGTGCCCTGAACCTGGCAGAGTGTGCAGGGGATGCCGTGTCTGTGGCGACGCTGGCCGAGATCTATGTGGCGGCTGCATTGAGAGTGAAGACCAGTCTCCCACGGGCCTTGCATTTTCTGACA CGCTTCTTCCTGAGCAGTGCCCGCCAGgcctgcctggcacagagtggctCAGTGCCTCCTGCCATGCAGTGGCTCTGCCACCCCGTGGGCCACCGTTTCTTCGTGGATGGGGACTGGTCCGTGCTCAGTACCCCATGGGAGAGCCTGTACAGCTTGGCCGGGAACCCAG TGGACCCCCTGGCCCAGGTGACTCAGCTATTCCGGGAACATCTCTTAGAGCGAGCACTGAACTGTGTGACCCAGCCCAACCCCAGCCCTGGGTCAGCTGATGGGGACAA GGAATTCTCGGATGCCCTCGGGTACCTGCAGCTGCTGAACAGCTGTTCTGATGCTGCGGGGGCTCCtgcctgcagcttctccatcagttcCAGCATGGCCACCACCACCG GTGTAGACCCGGTGGCCAAGTGGTGGGCCTCTCTGACAGCTGTGGTGATCCACTGGCTGCGGCGGGATGAGGAGGCGGCTGAGCGGCTGTGCCCGCTGGTGGAGCACCTGCCCCGGGTGCTGCAGGAGTCTGA GAGACCCCTGCCCAGGGCAGCTCTGCACTCCTTCAAGGCTGCCCGGGCCCTGCTGGGCTGTGCCAAGGCAGAGTCTGGTCCAGCCAGCCTGACCATCTGTGAGAAGGCCAGTGGGTACCTGCAGGACAGCCTGGCTACCACACCAGCCAGCAGCTCCATTGACAAG GCCGTGCAGCTGTTCCTGTGTGACCTGCTTCTTGTGGTGCGCACCAGCCTGTGGCGGCAGCAGCagcccccggccccggccccagcAGCCCAGGGCACCAGCAGCAGGCCCCAGGCTTCCGCCCTTGAGCTGCGTGGCTTCCAACGGGACCTGAGCAGCCTGAGGCGGCTGGCACAGAGCTTCCGGCCCGCCATGCGGAGG GTGTTCCTACATGAGGCCACGGCCCGGCTGATGGCGGGGGCCAGCCCCACACGGACACACCAGCTCCTCGACCGCAGTCTGAGGCGGCGGGCAGGCCCCGGTGGCAAAGGAG GCGCGGTGGCGGAGCTGGAGCCGCGGCCCACGCGGCGGGAGCACGCGGAGGCCTTGCTGCTGGCCTCCTGCTACCTGCCCCCCGGCTTCCTGTCGGCGCCCGGGCAGCGCGTGGGCATGCTGGCTGAGGCGGCGCGCACACTCGAGAAGCTTGGCGATCGCCGGCTGCTGCACGACTGTCAGCAGATGCTCATGCGCCTGGGCGGTGGGACCACTGTCACTTCCAGCTAG
- the SREBF1 gene encoding sterol regulatory element-binding protein 1 isoform X3, which yields MDCTFEDMLQLINNQDSDFPGLFDPPYAGSGAGGTDPASPDTSSPGSLSPPPATLSSSLEAFLSGPQAAPSPLSPPQPAPTPLKMYPSVPTFSPGPGIKEESVPLSILQTPTPQPLPGALLPQSFPAPAPPQFSSTPVLGYPSPPGGFSTGSPPGSTQQPLPGLPLASPPGVPPISLHTQVQSVVPQQLLTVTAAPTAAPVTTTVTSQIQQVPVLLQPHFIKADSLLLTAMKTDGATVKAAGLSPLVSGTTVQTGPLPTLVSGGTILATVPLVVDAEKLPINRLAAGSKAPASAQSRGEKRTAHNAIEKRYRSSINDKIIELKDLVVGTEAKLNKSAVLRKAIDYIRFLQHSNQKLKQENLSLRTAVHKSKSLKDLVSACGSGGNTDVLMEGVKTEVEDTLTPPPSDAGSPFQSSPLSLGSRGSGSGGSGSDSEPDSPVFEDSKAKPEQRPSLHSRGMLDRSRLALCTLVFLCLSCNPLASLLGARGLPSPSDTTSIYHSPGRNVLGTESRDGPGWAQWLLPPVVWLLNGLLVLVSLVLLFVYGEPVTRPHSGPAVYFWRHRKQADLDLARGDFAQAAQQLWLALRALGRPLPTSHLDLACSLLWNLIRHLLQRLWVGRWLAGRAGGLQQDCALRVDARASARDAALVYHKLHQLHTMGKHTGGHLTATNLALSALNLAECAGDAVSVATLAEIYVAAALRVKTSLPRALHFLTRFFLSSARQACLAQSGSVPPAMQWLCHPVGHRFFVDGDWSVLSTPWESLYSLAGNPVDPLAQVTQLFREHLLERALNCVTQPNPSPGSADGDKEFSDALGYLQLLNSCSDAAGAPACSFSISSSMATTTGVDPVAKWWASLTAVVIHWLRRDEEAAERLCPLVEHLPRVLQESERPLPRAALHSFKAARALLGCAKAESGPASLTICEKASGYLQDSLATTPASSSIDKAVQLFLCDLLLVVRTSLWRQQQPPAPAPAAQGTSSRPQASALELRGFQRDLSSLRRLAQSFRPAMRRVFLHEATARLMAGASPTRTHQLLDRSLRRRAGPGGKGGAVAELEPRPTRREHAEALLLASCYLPPGFLSAPGQRVGMLAEAARTLEKLGDRRLLHDCQQMLMRLGGGTTVTSS from the exons ACATGCTTCAGCTTATCAACAACCAAGACAGTGACTTCCCTGGCCTGTTTGACCCACCCTATGCTGGGAGTGGGGCAGGGGGCACAGACCCTGCCAGCCCCGATACCAGCTCCCCAGGCAGCTTGTCTCCACCTCCTGCCACATTGAGCTCCTCTCTTGAAGCCTTCCTGAGCGGGCCACAGGCAGCGCCCTCacccctgtcccctccccagcctgcaCCCACTCCATTGAAGATGTACCCGTCCGTGCCCACTTTCTCCCCTGGGCCTGGTATCAAGGAAGAGTCAGTGCCACTGAGCATCCTGCagacccccaccccacagcccctGCCAGGGGCCCTCCTGCCACAGAgcttcccagccccagccccaccgcagttcagctccacccctgtgttaGGCTACCCCAGCCCTCCGGGAGGCTTCTCTACAG GAAGCCCTCCCGGGAGCACTCAGCAGCCGCTGCCTGGCCTGCCACTGGCTTCCCCGCCAGGGGTCCCGCCCATCTCCTTGCACACCCAGGTCCAGAGTGTGGTCCCCCAGCAGCTACTGACAGTCACAGCTGCCCCCACGGCAGCCCCTGTAACGACCACTGTGACCTCGCAGATCCAGCAGGTCCCG GTCCTGCTGCAGCCCCACTTCATCAAGGCAGACTCGCTGCTTCTGACAGCCATGAAGACAGACGGAGCCACTGTGAAGGCGGCAGGTCTCAGTCCCCTGGTCTCCGGCACCACTGTGCAGACAGGGCCTTTGCCG ACCCTGGTGAGTGGCGGAACCATCTTGGCAACAGTCCCACTGGTCGTAGATGCGGAGAAGCTGCCTATCAACCGGCTCGCAGCTGGCAGCAAGGCCCCGGCCTCTGCCCAGAGCCGTGGAGAGAAGCGCACAGCCCACAACGCCATTGAGAAGCGCTACCGCTCCTCCATCAATGACAAAATCATTGAGCTCAAGGATCTGGTGGTGGGCACTGAGGCAAAG CTGAATAAATCTGCTGTCTTGCGCAAGGCCATCGACTACATTCGCTTTCTGCAACACAGCAACCAGAAACTCAAGCAGGAGAACCTAAGTCTGCGCACTGCTGTCCACAAAAGCA AATCTCTAAAGGATCTGGTGTCGGCCTGTGGCAGTGGAGGGAACACAGACGTGCTCATGGAGGGCGTGAAGACTGAGGTGGAGGACACACTGACCCCACCCCCCTCGGATGCTGGCTCACCTTTCCAGAGCAGCCCCTTGTCCCTTGGCAGCAGGGGCAGTGGCAGCGGTGGCAGTGGCAGTGACTCGGAGCCTGACAGCCCAGTCTTTGAGGACAGCAAG GCAAAGCCAGAGCAGCGGCCGTCTCTGCACAGCCGGGGCATGCTGGACCGCTCCCGCCTGGCCCTGTGCACGCTCGTCTTCCTCTGCCTGTCCTGCAACCCCTTGGCCTCCTTGCTGGGGGCCCGGGGGCTTCCCAGCCCCTCAGATACCACCAGCATCTACCATAGCCCTGGGCGCAACGTGCTGGGCACCGAGAGCAGAG ATGGccctggctgggcccagtggctgcTGCCCCCAGTGGTCTGGCTGCTCAATGGGCTGCTGGTGCTCGTCTCCTTGGTGCTTCTCTTTGTCTACGGTGAGCCAGTCACACGGCCCCACTCAGGCCCCGCCGTGTACTTCTGGAGGCATCGCAAGCAGGCTGACCTGGACCTGGCCCGG GGAGACTTTGCCCAGGCTGCCCAGCAGCTGTGGCTGGCCCTGCGGGCACTGGGCcggcccctgcccacctcccacctGGACCTGGCTTGTAGCCTCCTCTGGAACCTCATCCGTCACCTGCTGCAGCGTCTCTGGGTGGGCCGCTGGCTGGCAGGCCGGGCAGGGGGCCTGCAGCAGGACTGTGCTCTGCGAGTGGATGCTCGCGCCAGCGCCCGAGACGCAGCCCTGGTCTACCATAAGCTGCACCAGCTGCACACCATGG GGAAGCACACAGGTGGGCACCTTACTGCCACCAACCTGGCGCTGAGTGCCCTGAACCTGGCAGAGTGTGCAGGGGATGCCGTGTCTGTGGCGACGCTGGCCGAGATCTATGTGGCGGCTGCATTGAGAGTGAAGACCAGTCTCCCACGGGCCTTGCATTTTCTGACA CGCTTCTTCCTGAGCAGTGCCCGCCAGgcctgcctggcacagagtggctCAGTGCCTCCTGCCATGCAGTGGCTCTGCCACCCCGTGGGCCACCGTTTCTTCGTGGATGGGGACTGGTCCGTGCTCAGTACCCCATGGGAGAGCCTGTACAGCTTGGCCGGGAACCCAG TGGACCCCCTGGCCCAGGTGACTCAGCTATTCCGGGAACATCTCTTAGAGCGAGCACTGAACTGTGTGACCCAGCCCAACCCCAGCCCTGGGTCAGCTGATGGGGACAA GGAATTCTCGGATGCCCTCGGGTACCTGCAGCTGCTGAACAGCTGTTCTGATGCTGCGGGGGCTCCtgcctgcagcttctccatcagttcCAGCATGGCCACCACCACCG GTGTAGACCCGGTGGCCAAGTGGTGGGCCTCTCTGACAGCTGTGGTGATCCACTGGCTGCGGCGGGATGAGGAGGCGGCTGAGCGGCTGTGCCCGCTGGTGGAGCACCTGCCCCGGGTGCTGCAGGAGTCTGA GAGACCCCTGCCCAGGGCAGCTCTGCACTCCTTCAAGGCTGCCCGGGCCCTGCTGGGCTGTGCCAAGGCAGAGTCTGGTCCAGCCAGCCTGACCATCTGTGAGAAGGCCAGTGGGTACCTGCAGGACAGCCTGGCTACCACACCAGCCAGCAGCTCCATTGACAAG GCCGTGCAGCTGTTCCTGTGTGACCTGCTTCTTGTGGTGCGCACCAGCCTGTGGCGGCAGCAGCagcccccggccccggccccagcAGCCCAGGGCACCAGCAGCAGGCCCCAGGCTTCCGCCCTTGAGCTGCGTGGCTTCCAACGGGACCTGAGCAGCCTGAGGCGGCTGGCACAGAGCTTCCGGCCCGCCATGCGGAGG GTGTTCCTACATGAGGCCACGGCCCGGCTGATGGCGGGGGCCAGCCCCACACGGACACACCAGCTCCTCGACCGCAGTCTGAGGCGGCGGGCAGGCCCCGGTGGCAAAGGAG GCGCGGTGGCGGAGCTGGAGCCGCGGCCCACGCGGCGGGAGCACGCGGAGGCCTTGCTGCTGGCCTCCTGCTACCTGCCCCCCGGCTTCCTGTCGGCGCCCGGGCAGCGCGTGGGCATGCTGGCTGAGGCGGCGCGCACACTCGAGAAGCTTGGCGATCGCCGGCTGCTGCACGACTGTCAGCAGATGCTCATGCGCCTGGGCGGTGGGACCACTGTCACTTCCAGCTAG